The DNA region TGTATTCACAGCAGTGGTCGCCTGCCCCCTCTACCACCACGTGGGCACCGGAGTTGCGCACGCCACAGCGCTCGCCGGCAGTGCCCGCCGCAAACAATTTACCACCCGTGGCACCGTACAAACAGGTATTCCCCAGGATACTGGTCTTGTTGGACTTGAAGCCGGAATTGCGCGGAGGACGGATCACCAGCTTGCCGCCGGCCATCCCCTTACCCACATAGTCGTTAGCATCACCTTCCAGGTACATTTCCAGGCCACCAGCGTTCCACACACCAAAGCTCTGGCCGGCAATACCGGTGAGTTTCAGCTTGATAGGCTTGTCGGCCATGCCCTGGTTGCCGTAGCGCTTGGCGATTTCACCACTGATACGTGCACCAATAGAGCGGTCACAGTTCGTAATATGGAATTCGAACTCACCGCCTGATTTAGCGTCGATGGCGGGCAGTACCACCTGTACCATGGCCTCCGCTTTTTCGCCCTTGTCAAAGGGCTCGTTCTTGCTGACCGCACATAACTGTGGCTTGGTTGCCAGGTAATCGTCGGTATAAATGATGGGATTTAAATCCAGCTGTTGCTGCTTGGTGGTTTCACCGTCCAGCACTTTCAGCAGGTCAACGCGCCCCACCAGCTCCGCCAGGCTGCGAACACCCAGGCGTGCCATCCATTCGCGGGTCTCCTCCGCCATAAACTTAAAGAAGTTCATGGCCATTTCCACAGTACCTATGTAATGGTCCTGGCGCAGCTTGTCCTGCTGGGTCGCAACGCCGGTGGCGCAGTTATTCAGGTGGCAGATACGCAGGTATTTACAGCCCAGGGCAACCATGGGGCCGGTGCCAAAGCCAAAGCTCTCAGCGCCGAGCATGGCCGCTTTCACCACGTCCAGGCCGGTTTTCAGACCACCGTCGGTTTGCACCCGCACCTTATCGCGCAAGTCGTTGGCGCGCAGGGTCTGGTGGGTTTCAGACAAACCCAACTCCCAGGGTGAACCGGCGTATTTGATAGACGTGAGCGGACTGGCAGCCGTACCGCCGTCATAACCGGAAATGGTGATCAAATCGGCATACGCCTTGGCCACGCCGGCGGCAATCGTGCCCACACCGGGGCGGGATACCAGTTTCACCGATACCAGCGCATCCGGGTTCACTTGTTTCAGGTCATAGATCAGCTGCGCCAGGTCTTCGATAGAGTAAATATCGTGATGTGGCGGTGGAGAGATCAAGGTAACACCGGGCACTGAGTGACGCAGGCGGGCGATCAAATCGTTCACCTTGCCGCCGGGCAACTGACCACCTTCACCGGGCTTGGCGCCCTGGGCCACTTTAATTTGCAGCACTTCGGCGTTGACCAAATACGCGGGGGTTACACCAAAGCGACCGGAGGCCACTTGCTTGATTTTAGATGTTTTGACAGTGCCGTAACGGGCCGGGTCTTCACCACCCTCACCGGAGTTGGAGCGCCCGCCCAAACGGTTCATGGCTTCGGCCAGGGCTTCGTGCGCCTCGGGTGACAGGGCGCCCAGCGACATACCCGCTGAGTCAAAGCGCTTGATGATGGCTTCGATAGGCTCTACTTCTGACAGGGGCACTGGCGTACACAGGTCGTCGCGCAGGGTCAGCAGGTCGCGCAGCATGGCTACCGGGCGCTTGTTCACCAGGTCGGCATAGTTACGCCACAAGGCATAGTTGCCACTTTGTACGGCTTTTTGCAGGGTCTGTACCACATCCGGGTTAAAGGCGTGGTATTCAGAGCCATGGACATACTTGAGCAAACCGCCCTGGACAATGGGCTTGCGATCCAGCCAGGCAGTCTGCGCCACCAGTTGCTGGTCCGCCTCCAGGTCTTCAAAACGGGCACCGCCGATACGGCTGGGAGTGCTTTCAAAACAGGTATTGATCACCTCTTCCGACAAGCCAATCGCTTCGAACAATTGGGCGCCGCGGTAAGAGGTAATAGTGGAGATACCCATTTTCGACAGGATTTTTAACAGCCCCTTATCGATACCCTTGCGGTAATTTTTGTAGGCGGTGTCCACATCGGTCAGCAACTCGCCGGTCTCAATCAAATCGTTGAGTACGTGGTAACTGAGGTATGGATACACAGCCGTCGCACCATAGGCGATCAAGGCCGCCACCTGGTGCGGATCACGCGCCGACGCGGTTTCCACAATCAGGTTGGACTCGCAGCGCAGGCCGATATTGGTCAGGTGCTGGTGCACCGCGCCCACGGCCAGGAGTGCATGGATAGGCAGTACGCCTTTTTCAAAGCCCGCATCACTCAACACGACCAGCACCTTGCCGGATTGAACCGCCGCGGCCACATCATCGCAGAGCTTGGCCAGGGCCGCCTTGAGGTTAGTGGTTTCCGGGTTGTAGTAAAGCGAGAACTTTTGCTGCTCATAACCGGGGCGATTCAACGCCATCAGGCCGCGGAATTTTTCCGGCGACAGCACCGGCGAACTCAGGATCACGCGATCGGCATGTTCCGGCAGCTCGTCATAGACCGAGAGTTCGCGCCCCAGGCACGTCTCCAGCGACATCACAATCGCTTCGCGCAGCGGGTCGATGGGCGGGTTGGTCACCTGCGCGAACTGCTGGCGGAAGTAATCGTAAAGCGGGCGCTGCTGGCGCGATAACACGGCCATGGGAGTATCGTCACCCATGGAGCCCACAGCCTCTTGTCCGCCCTCGGCGAGCGGGCGCAAAAGCTGGTCACGCTCTTCGAAACTCACCTGGAACATCTTCATATTGGCTTTGAGCGCAATCCCCTCCAGGCCATTTTCCTTGGCGTCGGTATTGAGGGTGGACTCAATGCGCAGGGCGCGCTCTTTCAGCCATTGCTTGTAGGGCTTGCTCGATTTGAGCTGGTTGTCCACATCGCGGGTGTTGTGCAGGGTGCCGGTCAGGGTATCGATAGACATGATCTGGCCGGGGCCAAGGCGGCCTTTGGCCACTACATCCGCCGGGTCATAGGCATAGACACCCACTTCCGAGGCAACGGTGATCATATCGTCTTTGGTGATCACCCAGCGCGAGGGACGCAGGCCATTGCGGTCGAGGGTACAGACGGCGTAGCGACCATCGGTGATTACCAGGCCCGCCGGGCCATCCCAGGGCTCGATATGCATGGAGTTGTATTCGTAGAAGGCGCGCAGGTCCGGGTCCATGTTTTCCACGTTCTGCCAGGCCGGCGGCACCAGCATACGGATAGCGCGGTGCAGCTCCATACCGCCCAGGGTCAGGATTTCCAGCATATTATCGAGGCTGGAAGAGTCAGAGCCGGTGCGGTTAACCAGGGGTTTCAGCTCTTGCAGGCCTGGCAGCAAGTCACTGACAAATTTCGGGGTGCGCGCGACCGACCAGTTGCGGTTGCCCACAATGGTGTTGATCTCGCCGTTGTGCGCCAGCATGCGGAACGGCTGCGCCAATGGCCATACCGGCATGGTGTTGGTGGAGAAGCGCTGGTGGAACACACAGATCGCCGTTTCCAAACGCTCGTCCGCCAGGTCGGAGAAGAAGCGCGGCAAGTCCACCGGCATCATCAAGCCTTTATAGGAGAGGACGCTGCTACTCAAACTGGCTACATAAAAGGATTTATCACCCGCCAAACGGATTTCAGCTTTGCGACGGGCTATAAACAGGCGGGCGTTGAACTGTTCTAGAGGAAGCTCTGGTGAGCTGTTGATGAAGATGTGGAAAAAACTGGGGAGAGACTTTAAAGCGATGGGACCTAGGCATTCCGGGTCGGTTGGCACTTCACGCCAGCCGACCACTTCCAAGCCTTGCTGGGTCAGCTCCGCGGTGAAGGCTGACTGCTGTGTTTTCGCGATCTCCTTATCGGAGTTAAGCATGATCGAACCCACGGCATACACGGGTGCAAGCTCAGCACCGCAAGCTTCTTTCGCCACGGCACGCAAGAAACTGTCAGGCTTTTGCAACAACAAACCACAACCATCACCGGTTTTACCGTCCGCATTGATACCACCACGGTGAGTCATGCAGGTCAGGGCTTCGATTGCGGTTGTCAGCAAACGATGGCTGGTTTTGCCTTTCAAATGGGCAATCAAACCAAAGCCGCAGTTATCTTTGAACTCGTCTATCTGGTAGAGGCCAGTGGTCATAGGCTAATTCTCAACAAAAATCACTATCAAGGGATACGCTGCAAGTGAAAGGCGATGCTCATGCGAAAGCCGCGCCAAACCATACCCCAGACAAAAAAGCCCCTGAGGTTTAGGGGCTGGGCAAATGGGCGCAGGATATTACCCGCTCAGCGCTGCAATGGCAAGCAAACCGGCGGGTCAAACGGCGGCGGCAACGCACCAAAAAAGTGCAGCCTTTTGATTCGAACAGGTACCCTGGTGACGGGATCTTGCAGAGTTATTGGCGCTGGCGCCAATGGTCGGAAGTGAGCACTTGCTGACGACCAAAACGTTCCTGGTCTTCCCCGGTTGCCCCCTCCTTGCATTCCCCTTTCACCCACAGGTGACTGGGGGCCAAACTCCGATCCAATTCCATAAAGCCCTCGCGGCAATAACCGGATTGACGCACCACATAGGCCACATTTTCCAGGAGGCGTTCGGGCGTTGAACGGTTGATCTGGATACCCCCTTGCATCGGTGGACGGGCGGGCCCGCCACTGGTAGCCACCTGGATCCGGTCAGGCTGTTGCGGCATGCGCAACCGGTACACGAACATCTTGCTGGTATTAGGCAGAATCTCCACTTCCAGCGTTTCCTGGATGGAATCATTGATATAGCTGCGACCGGGTGAGGAGCATGCGACAAGCAGTGCTGCAAACACGGCTACCACGATCAGGCTGCTGGCCGTTCTAATCATTCATTACCTCATCTTGTGTCTCGGGGCCAGGCCGGCCCCGGTAAAGAGCCGGGTTAAAGGTTTCAGCAAAAAAGCCGACATTATCAGGTATCCAATCCCACTATAGCCGCTATTCTCTGGAGCCTGCTATGGGTTCAACACCAGCCGGTATGGCTACACCATTACTCACATCCTGCAGGCATCCGCTATTGACCCTCCTGCCTGGCGCGGGTTTCCTATTTTGCCTGGGATTATTCATGGCAAGTGCCACCCAATCCCAAGCGGAACCGCTGATACCAGAAGATATCGCCTACCAACCCGGCCCCAGGCCAGTTAGCGATACGACACCGACCAGCCTTCCGCCTCCGGTGGCAGAACCGGAGCCAGACGCCATCCGGATGGAGCCCCCGGTGGCGCCAACCGATACCTGCAAGCGCCAATCACCACTGCGCAAAACCTTAACCCTCACCAGCTTTACACGGCTCAGCCCCCACATGGCCAATGCCGGCGGCCTGCACGAGCTGGAGCAGGGGCTGCCCCAACTGCTGCGCGATGAACTCATGCAGCGCGAGGTTATCAGTGCAAACCTGCTCAACCAGGGCATAGCCCAAGAGGCAACCGAAGATCAACGCCAGCGCCAGGCCCAGGAGTTGGCCCGCCGCCATCACACCCAGTTTGTCCTGGCGGGCAGCATTCTCGACATGACGATGGATGACCCGGGTCGCCAATACAATCCCGGCCTGTGGCAAGGTGCAGCCAATCTGTTTCACGACCTGACGACGATTACCAGCCGCGATAAACGCACACGCCAGTTGGCCCTCTACCTGGAATTGCGCGATGGCTTCACCGGGGAGGCCCTGCTCAGCCGCCGCTACCACACCCAGGGAATCTGGAACCAGCAAGGCGCCCCCAGATTCAATTCCGCCGCCTTCCATCGCAGCGACTATGGCAAGGCCATCTATGAACTGGTAGGGCAAATGGGGGAGGACCTGGCCAACACCCTTGCCTGCCAGCCCTTTATCGCCGCGATTGATGCCGCTCCCGGTCGGCCGCAAGTCATTATTGATAGCGGCGCCAACCAGGGGTTGCGTGCAGGCGACCAGATGGAGCTTTATCAGTTGCTGGTAGTGCCATCCCAAACCCGATACATGGCCAGCGAAACCCGCCTGATCAAACGCAATAGCCGACTGCAACTGCAAGAGGTTTATCCATCCCACAGCACTGCCGTCCTGGTAGACGGCCAGTACCTGAACGGTGCCTTCCTCGCGATTAGCGATTAGACACGTCAAAAACCCCGGGGAAATTGCCTGGCCAGGTATTCATCATGGCTGGGCAGTCCCTCTACCATTTTGGCAATGGCAGTACGTGCCAATTGCAGGGTTTCACGAATCTGTACGTAATCCAGATTATCAACCCGCGGGCAATATTTGTGCGGACGGATCCCCATACCCTCAAACACAGACTGCCAGTTACTACTACGAAAGAGTTCATCGCTGGCTTCCGGAACCAAGCCATGGGCAGTGAATAACGCTATGCGCTCCTGTAATGAATCGGGGATTGGCATTTGGCGGCACCAGCGCCAGAAATCACTGTCATTGCGCCGGCTAGTGCAGTAATGCAGCAGGATAAAGTCGCGCACCTCTTCATAATCTGCCGCAATGCGGCGGTTGTAGGCGCGCGCCAGGCTGGGCTCACACTCGGCATCCGGAAAATAACGCAGGAAAAAATCCATACCGCGAACAATCAGGTGAATCGCCGTCGATTCCAGCGGCTCCACAAATCCGGCCGCCAAACCCAACGCCAAACAATTTCCCTGCCAGACGACCTTGCGGCGTCCACTGGTAAAGTGGATCAGGCGCGGTTCATTAAGCCGCGCAGCATCCAAATGCCGCAATAAGGTACTTTTTGCCTCCGCATCGCTGCAAAAACGACTGGCATAGACATAGCCATGGCCAGTGCCGTTGCGCAGGGGAATACGCCAGGACCACCCGGCCTTGCGCGCCGTAGCAGTGGTGTAGGGCATCCTCGAACCGGCCACGTCCGTCTTTACTACCAGTGCGCGATCACAGGGTAAATAGTGTGACCAATCCTCCAGTTCCACCCCCATCGCCTCACCAATCAACAGCGCGCGGAAACCGGAACAATCAATAAAGAAATCCCCGTCCACCCGCGTGCCATCCTGCAACTGCAGTGCCTGAATAAAACCGCGCTGGTCGCGCTCGCTGGACACACACTTACCCTGGATGCTTTTAACGCCCCGGGCTTCAGCATAACGACGCAAATAGGCAGCAACCAATTTGGCATCCAGGTGCACCGCGTAGTGGGCGCCACCAATCGGGGTATTTTGCGCCTGCCCCGGTGGAAAGAAACGCTCTCTCGCCGCCATGACGGCACAGGGGGAAAAATCCTCCAGTGGATAATGCTCGCCCGCAAGGCTCGCCTTTAACCAGCACTGGTAAAAATCCTGGTTCTCTATACGTTTTCCAATGCTGCCGTAGGGATGGAAATAGCTGTGCCGGGATTCGCGCCAGTCAATAAATTTAATGCCCAATTTGTAGCAGGCCTGGGTTTCACGCATGAAATCCTGCTCATCAATCCCCAGGCTGTGAATGAGGTGCAATATGGGAGGGATAGTGGACTCCCCTACCCCAATCGGCCCCAGCTCCTCGGACTCGATCACAGTGACCCGGCACAGTGTCGGCTTGAGATGGGCAGCCAGCATCGCCGCAGCAATCCAACCGGAGGTGCCACCGCCGAGAACAACAATATCTTTGATGGATTTCATGGATGTATTCATGGATATCTATTGTCTTTATTCCACTTACCAGGAGGCTTGCAGCAGGGACTGGGCGTCGCCGTCTGCCTCTGTGGTAAACCCCCACCAGGAACTGCTGCAGGTTTGAATGGCCCGGCGCAATACATCAATGGCACGATAGCGGGGAAAGCTGCTGCGCCAGGCCAATCCCAACGTACGCTGCCCTATGGCCAATGGTCGCGCCGCTACACGGCTTGCCCGACACAGTGAAACCTCCGCTGCGGAGGCGGGAACTATGCTAACCCCCATACCAGCTGCCACCAGATTACGTAACATTTCCAGGCTATTCACCGAAACCGTCTCCGGCTGCAATGCCGCCCAGGGACACAGGGCCAGCGCCTGATCGCGCAAACAATGTCCTTCCGCCATCAACAACAAGGGCTCCTGCGCGATATCCGGAATATCCACTATCTGTTTGCAGGCCAGGGGATGGGCCCGGGGTACCAGTACCACCAAAGGCTCGTCAAACAAACGCTGGGTGACTACCTCAGGCATGGCAAATGGCAGAGGTATCAGAACCGTATCCACTACCCCGTCGCGCAGCTTTCGTCGCAGTGACTCAGCGGTATCTTCCTGCACATAGAGCGGCATTTCCGGTGCCCACTGCTGCAGCTGGGCAATCAACTGTGGCAACAGATAGGGCCCCAGGGTCGTCAAGGTGCCCAGGACAAGCGGTGCGGCCAGCTGGTCCCTGCCCGCCTCAGCAAGGGATTTGATATCGGCAACACTCGCCAGCACAACCCTCGCTTGCGCAATGATAGGAGCGCCCTCAGGCGTCAACTTAATACTGGTTTTGGTGCGTTCAAACAACACAACACCCAGCTCTTCCTCCAGTTTGCGCAATGCAATGCTGAGGGTAGGCTGACTAACATGGCAGCGTGCGGCAGTGCGCCCGATGTGCAATTCATCGGCCAGTGTCGTTATGTAACGCAACTCAATCAGCGTCATAAAAACGGGATATCCATGGGAAAGAGAGGCCAGGGCTGGCGGCCAGTTTGCCTGTAAAGAATAGATTCGGTAAAGCAGTATCCCTACATTTGAAAATCGTCATAGCTAGAATTAATGACCTTCAAATTGTCCCCGCCATGTCGCTTCCGTTACAACTGTCGTTTTATTTAACAATACAAACAGCATAACAACTTATTCAACAGTTATTCGGTTAATTCCCATGTCTATTGCACAACTGTCTGTCGTCTTTTTCCTGCAAATGTTTATTATCCTGCTCGTCTGCCGCGTGGTCGGCTGGATAGGGCGCAAGTACCTGCACCAGCCCCAGGTGGTCGGCGAGATGGTTGCCGGGGTGATCCTCGGCCCCTCACTGTTCGGCCTGTTGCTGCCGGAGCTCCAGAAAGCCGTTTTCCCGGTGGAAACCAAGGGTGTGCTCTATGTGGGCGCCCAGCTGGGTGTAGGCCTTTACATGTTCCTGGTAGGCTTGGGATTCCGCGCCGACCATTTTAAAACCAACGTGAAAAGTGCAGCGGCGGTATCCATTTCCGGCATGGCGGCGCCCTTCCTGGTGGCCATCCTCATTACTCCCTGGCTGATGAGTGTACCCGGCCTCTTCTCCGAAAGCGCGACCCGGTTCAACGCCACCCTGTTTATGGGCGCCTGTATCGCCATCACAGCCTTTCCCATGCTCGCGCGCATCATCCACGAGCGCGGCCTCAGCCAGACCAAGCTGGGAACATTGTCATTGTCGGCCGGCGCTATCGATGACGCCGGTGCCTGGTGCGTGTTGGCCATCGTATTGGCCAGCTTTGGCGCCGGTGCCGGCGTTGCCTACACCGCCATTATCGGCGGCATCCTGTTTGCCAGTTTTATGATCCTGGTTGCGCCCAAGCTGCTGGCACCGCTGGCTCGCTACGCCGAAGGGCAGCAAACCCTCAGCCCCACCCTGCTGTCTATCGTGCTGATGCTGTTCATGCTGTCGGCCTTTATCGCCGATGCAATCGGCCTGCATGCAGTATTTGGCGGTTTCCTGTTGGGAGCCATCATGCCGCGCGGCAAGTTGACCAATGAAGTAAAACGCCAGTTGGAACCCTTCGTCGTGATCCTGTTACTCCCCATGTTCTTTACCTATTCCGGCCTGAATACCCAACTGACCATGGTCAATAACCTGGAATTGCTGGCAATTGCCCTGGTCATTTTGGCTGGCTCCATTGCCGCCAAAGGTGTCGCCTGCTGGGGGGCGGCGCGCCTGTGCGGAGCAGACAATCGCACCGCGATGGGTATTGGTGCACTCATGAATGCACGCGGCCTGATGGAGCTTATTATCATCAATATCGGTTTGCAGGCCGGGGTGATTGGCCCAGCCCTCTTCTCCATGATGGTGCTGATGGCCATAGTAACCACGCTGATGGCCTCCCCCCTGTTTGAAGTGGTCTACGGCAAGCGCGCCCGTGAAATGGGTGAGCTGGAAGCATTGAGCAAGGATGAACAAAGTCACCAGCCCACGCCCCAAACGACCTCGCCAACCTGACAAGGCACCCGCTTTTGCCAATCCTCAGCCCGGTCTCACGCCCGGGCTTTTTTATGCCATCGCCCATCAATACTGTCGAAATATTTTACGTACATCACACTTAAATCCAGGGCATTCCATTTTTTGGGTAAAACGCGTCGCTTTTTATGATGGAGATCAATGTATTAGGGAATGTGGCGCGGGATTTGCCTTGGGAGGCTCAGCAGTAAAACCACTCAACGTTTCACCATGGACTCTCTCTATGCGTACTCTAACAATCATCATCGCAGGACTTGCGATGGCATTTGGTGCTGCCACAGCCAGTGCCGCCCCTATCGGCTTCGACCTGAACAGCCCTGACAGCCGCACCGGTATTTCTAACAGCACCTATGCCAAAGGCTACAACTACAGTGAAGACGACATAGGTTTGAACATCACCGGCTGGTCTTACGGCACCAAAACCACGACAACCCAAACCTGTACCAAGTACAACAAAAAAGGCCAGTGCACCAAGTACGCAACCACGACCACCACCAGCGTGGTAGAAGCCATTGAGCAGGATTTTGTTGGTAAGTGGGATGGCCTGGGCATAGAGAAAACCGACAGTCCCAATCACGCCATCGATAACGAAAATGGCGACTACGACATGCTGTTACTCAGCTTCGATCAACTGGTAAAACTGACCTCGCTGGACTTGGGCTGGATCTATCTGGATAGCGACATTTCCATCCTGGCCTTCGATGGTGATACATTCGACAGCAGCTCCCTGCTGGGTAAAAAATGGCAAGACCTGCTGCTCGAAAACTGGTTCAGTGTCGGAAATTATTACAATGTTGATTACAGTGCCAACTCCGGACTGGTTAACACCAATGGTTATACCGCCAAGTACTGGTTGATCGGTGCCTACAATCCCAACCTGGGTGGCAGCTGGGATGGCGATAACCTCAACTACACAGGCCAGACCGACTATTTCAAACTCAAGGGCGTCACCGTAGAGAAGCCCCCGGTTATTGAACTCCCCGAGCCATCTGCATTCCTGCTGGTACTGTTGGGCTTGATCGGTATTGGATTGCGCCGCAGCAAACGCTAGACCTGCCTCATACCGCAGTAAAAAGGGCGCCTAAGGCGCCCTTTTTTGTGGCTTGCCATCCCTGGCAGCCACCCTGCGGGCCGTCGTGCCACGACGTCAAAAATCACTCCCGGCGATTTTTTGTGGCTTGCCATTCATGGCAGCCGCCCTTCAGGCCGTCACGTAGTGGTGCCAGCAATTGTTCCTGACGATTTTTTGCGGCTTGCCATCCATGGCAGCCGCCCTCCGGGCCGTCGCGTAGCGACGTCAAAAATCGTTCCCGACGATTTTTTGTTGCCTCGAATTTTCAATCACTTATGATGGCGCTTCCCGACAGTAGACACCCGGGCGATGCCTGCCCGGACGCAAGAATAACAACCTGTAACGGATTTTCCCGAAGGGGTGCATTATGTTCAAACGCTATCTGGCCGCGCTTGGCTTGTCAGCCCTGGCCACCCTGGTGCTCGCTATTCCGGCCCAGGCCCAGCAGTTCAAGGTACTGGTCTTTACCAAAACCATGGGCTGGCACCATGAATCCATCCACGATGGTATTACCGCCATGCGCACCCTGGCGCAACGTCACCATTTCGCAATGGATTGGCATGAGGATGCAGCGGTGTTTACCGATGAGCGGCTCAAACAATACCAGGTGATTATTTTCCTGCTGACCAGTGGCGACATACTGAACGAGGAACAGCAGGCGGCGATGGAGCGTTTTATCCAGTCCGGTAAGGGATTTGTGGGCATCCACAGCGCCTCGGATACCGAATACGATTGGGACTGGTACACCAGGATGGTGGGGCGGACGTTCCATATTCACCCGGAAATACAAACCGCACGCCTGGAGGTACTCAAACCGGATTTTCCGGGCCTGGAGCTGATGCCGAAAAAGCTCTGGTGGACAGAAGAATGGTATGAGTTTGGGGCCGAGCGCAGTAAGCACCTCAACTACATATTGGCCGTGAATGAAAAAACCTATAACCCCGCCGCCCAATGGGGCGAGAAAAAAACCGGGGGCATGGGTAAATTTCACCCCGTTGCCTGGTATCAGCAGTATGATGGCGGCCGCGCTTTTTACACGGCGCTGGGGCATCAGCCTGCTACCTATGCGGAACCCCTGTTCCTCGCCCACGTCTATGGCGGTATTTTTTGGGCGGCGACAGGCAAGGGACTGGATTAATAACAACACATAAAAACGATAGACACGACTATGAAAACCTTTTTGAAGACCTATGCGCGTTTCCTTTATCCCGCTGTGATCCTGGTGCTCTCCTTCGGGGTTTATTTCACTTATTACGGCTCGCCCCAGGCCATGTTCTGGGATGAGAATTACCACGTCGCCTCGGCCCAGAAACATATCGATGGCGTCATGTACATGGAGCCTCACCCCCCCTTGGGCAAAATGCTCATGGCCGTGGGCGAAGTCCTGTTTGGAGGTAACGGCAATGTCGATAAATCCAAACTCAACGAAACGGATTACCTGAACGGTGACCAGGCCCCACCGCAAATGACCTATAAGGGGTTCCGCTGGCCTTCTGTGGTCATGATGGCGATCTCGGTCCTGTTTTTTTACGGCATCTTGCGCTGCATTACCCAGCGGGAGTGGCTCGCCGCCGCATTCACCAGCCTGGTAATTTTTGATAATGCCCTCGTCATCCACTCGCGCGCCGCCATGCTCGAAGGCATCCAGATGTTTTTTATCCTGGCAGCCCTTTACTACTTTGTGCGAGTGGCGACTGACCACATCCATGAGGGAAAGAAAATCCTGCTGCGGCATTACGCCATCCTCGGCGTGTTGATTGGCCTGTCCATCAGCGTAAAGGTCAACGGCATGATCCTGGTATTGCTGTTTGTCATGCTGTACGGGGTCGACCAATGGCAAGCCATTAAGCAATGGCAGTGGCTGCCGCTGGCGCAACGTTTAGCGGTGACGGTCCCCAGCGGAGTTGTCCCCCTGCTGCTGGTATTTTTTGGTGTTTTCTATATCCACATCGGTATGGGCAGCACCATTATGAAAGACCGCACCTATAAAGCGTCGCCCGAGTACCTGGCCCAAATCCGCGCGGGCAATACCTGGGCTCCCGGCACCTTTATGATTGGTATGCGCGATAACTGGAAATACATGAGTGAATACGCCGATGGTGTACCGCGCCTGGATGTGTGTAAATCCGGTGAAAACGGCAGCTATGCCATGAATTGGCCACTGGGCAAGAAGACCATCAGCTACCGCTGGGACAAAAATACGGTCGACGGAAAAACCGTTGTTAAATACAAATACCTGACCGGCAATCCCGTAGTCTGGTTCAGTGTATTGGCGGGGATCATCCTGTCTTCCGGTCTGATTATCGGTCGCTTTATTTACGGCAACGCCATTAAAGATGAGCGCCTCTTTTTCTGGATCTGCGCATTTACCGGCCTCTATCTCAGCTACATGATCGCCATCTTGCAGATTGAACGGGTCATGTACCTCTACCACTACCTGGTACCGCTGGTGTTTGGCGCAATCAACCTGGCGCTGATATTTAATTACGTTTTCCGCGATGAAGTTATTGCCAACAATCGCCATACCATCATCAATGCCAGTTTATTTGCCCTGCTGGTTATTGGTGTGTTCGCGTTTTTCTCACCCTTCACCTATGGTTTCGGCCTGACTGAAGATCAATTCGAACTGCGCAACTGGTTCAG from Cellvibrio japonicus Ueda107 includes:
- a CDS encoding phospholipid carrier-dependent glycosyltransferase, translated to MKTFLKTYARFLYPAVILVLSFGVYFTYYGSPQAMFWDENYHVASAQKHIDGVMYMEPHPPLGKMLMAVGEVLFGGNGNVDKSKLNETDYLNGDQAPPQMTYKGFRWPSVVMMAISVLFFYGILRCITQREWLAAAFTSLVIFDNALVIHSRAAMLEGIQMFFILAALYYFVRVATDHIHEGKKILLRHYAILGVLIGLSISVKVNGMILVLLFVMLYGVDQWQAIKQWQWLPLAQRLAVTVPSGVVPLLLVFFGVFYIHIGMGSTIMKDRTYKASPEYLAQIRAGNTWAPGTFMIGMRDNWKYMSEYADGVPRLDVCKSGENGSYAMNWPLGKKTISYRWDKNTVDGKTVVKYKYLTGNPVVWFSVLAGIILSSGLIIGRFIYGNAIKDERLFFWICAFTGLYLSYMIAILQIERVMYLYHYLVPLVFGAINLALIFNYVFRDEVIANNRHTIINASLFALLVIGVFAFFSPFTYGFGLTEDQFELRNWFSFWQLQVVR